ggcccctcattttgtgtttctttttctatgtaaactgctttggaaaacatttgtggaaaagcagtctataaatagtagtagtccaTAGTAAGAAGAAGCTTCCCCCAGGAAGGCTGAaagcaggatgccatccatcctcaggcagtcaaactccacattattgacccttccaaAAGAATCTACAATTCCTGGGGAATATCATCTGTATGTATGAGGGCCAGcttggttccagcatttttcaaaaatggtgcgGCATGCTTACAGCCAGAGCAGCGTTCTAGAGAGTGTGCTACACTTGGACTAAGACCACCTGTGACAAATGCTTgctttcccatgaaactgactgagtgatattccccaggaagtgttaattctcctggaagggtcaataatgtagagctatgactgcctgaggatggatggcatcctgctgtcagccttcctggaggaagcagaatgttcttattattcgctactaccaccaccactactactatatagatcttgcttttccacaaaggttgtgctccagttcatggcaaggctttttcaaaaaatgcattccattaaccctcctgtcctttatgttacacaggtccctgttttccaaatccacactctgttggaccgagttcatagaactcagggtacgtgtaccgtgtgaagccctccagtacatcaaagccaaccatggaagatacctgtgaaggcatgggactggaagaccacgctacccaatgtacaggccaatgggatctgTCCCATTGATGAATGGGAAGACATCATTCAGCtcgactgacctgtctataagacacaaccacCTGTTGTGGCCCTTacccagcccttctttcccccatcaggaagtcatggccagaagaagtTTTCCGTTCTGAGATGCTCCCTTCATTTTGCCAGAAAGACCCAATTAGgggatgtattaattgcgggattttgttttcagtatcacacaaaaattggtggctttcacattttcataccaaggacaatacattctattaatgttttatttttatataatgtgtactgtttattgtaagcctcccaaagacataagttttgggtggtacataaatacgttaaataaaataaatcaattgataatgtaattctgctcttggaatcttattttctctctcgcGGAGTAGTTCAAACGGGCcaccatgcaagcacatcgcttttagcatgtgcaggcaaggcatcagcctGGGCACTGCAGCCTTCCATAAAGATCAACTTTCAACattttaacgggtggggagcaggccgtgcccttccttctagacgccctgattgattgggttgtgtctctccagtggtgtttctgcctttcccactcttgcaaatgtcaggggaacatcacttttctagcctccatacattttctgcagggaagaaaaataaaccaggcaaaaGAGGAAGCAATGTAGAACACAGACGTCAGTGATTGTTGTTGAAGGTTGTTAATTttcacccccagtaggtaaagcagcagagcactaaggaatgagcacacactcccgttccagagtaggtagcagaggatggtctagttgttgcagctctttagagaaaaTGCATGGAGATTCTTGTTGAACTGAATACTAAGCattgattggtgaagtacacttggataggaaagcctaaccctaatctaaaggCCAACatgatgaataggtaaggagggagacagatgtttccatcggttctctaagaggaaaggaaggattgagtctcatcagcacaggaagtgcggaagagtcagatcagggctcatagagtagaggcagatagaagagttgagggagacccccactcacgacctctactcccaatgcccctagtggtcatcattaggatagttggtgcaaaaggtcgatgcactggaactccatctccaacaattgtgACTGTGTGATTGGAAAGGCTGGTGCTACACAACCAAAAGaaacccccctcctctctctggatGAGCTGTTAGGGCACCCTTTGCCTCTTCCCAGGAATCTTGCTGGCCAGCTAATTGCTCAGCTAGGGAGGCATCTGCAGTCAGTGACATCTAGGACAATGAGGACTAGTCATCCTGAAGAGGTGATAACGCACAATGTAGCATTACAGTGTAAGGactggagggaggactaggcctcgctTAGAGCCAAATCAAAGGGACCAGCTCAGAGGACTGGGCGGGATTCctggctccacccccagcagaagctctggtctcctggtgagtctgtcccaggaggaggaggaggaggaggaccccgaggaagaagcaggccgagagctgctggggagatgggaagAAGGCCTCAGCCTGTGAGGAAGAAGGACCAGGACATCCGTGCAAGGCCTCCGGAGGGAAGTGGTTCTTCTGTGAGGATCGCTGGGgatctgcattgccaggttaatgaGACCTCTCTCTGGTCATCTCTTTGGTGAAAAGTCCTTACTGCACCGCTTTTCCTTGGAATCCGAAACGAAATCCTGGCTGCTCTGGGTCTGCCTTCGGCACCTGCCTTTGGAGGccgaggactgctcagcccttgggGGAGGGTTGGGCcccttaatcccccacccccaggcaccggaTATGGGGAGcgtgtttccccacatcaaaataatacagtggatggtggcagcagcctcctgggaaGCCCTTCCGGGCAAGGGTCCCACCCCAGTGAGGgaactcctccccgctccccctgggcctctggcaggagtcctgacacacacacaggaggaaagggatctggcttggaaagaccggcttcttcctgcctgagggatggtgagtcctccttgctgcctctctctgtgggcaccagccagAACTGTGGGCAGCGAATGCCTTGTGCTGAATCCGTGTTGCCGTCCTGGTATGTTTTAAAGGGTTTCttaggggggtggggacaaaccatccatcccagagggagataactaggaggaggatggaaggcaCAGACAAGACCGAAGATCGGAAGTCTCCGTGAAGCCCGAGCTGTCCATTGATTGGAGTTACCACATCTCGACTTCTGCGAGACCTTTAGACTAACACTAGTGTCATCCCAATCTTGATTCTGAGATTGCCCTGGATGGACAAATGTTTCCAGGAGTCCAGATCTGCTGGGcttgtgccacccccacccctcgtAGCCCACCAGGAGTCTAATGAAACTCCCTGGTTCTGCTTACTTCCCAGCACCGCAAAGACAGGGGAGTTGCTGAGCATCCATCAAGGCCCTTTCCATGCCTGGTGGGTCAGCAGCGGTGCAGCCACCTCCTTGACGAGAGCTGCTTTCTGTCGGTTTGGTTtacctttggggggcttcatcaAAAGGGAAGGTGGATTCTTCATTGCTTCCTGTGTTTGAAGCGGTGTCTGTGGTtaggtttaccctcacaacaagcctgtgaggtaggttaggctgagaaataggtgactggcccagagtcacccaatgagcttcatggctgaacagggatttgaactcggggctccccagtcctagtccaactctacaccacactggctccagtgtGGACAGCTATCGGATGCAGAAGTTGGCCATTCCTTCTCCTTGTCGCCTATGTGAGGAGGTGTGTCAAGCTGCACCTTTTCAGTCACTTCCCCATTGTAGACTTCTTGTTAGTCTTGTACTGCACTGTCTCAACACTCGGTCCCAGTTTGTATGTTTCTGGAAGAGTGTGCTTGTCTGTGGCTGGATCCCATACCGCTCAAGGACGGGATATACAGGCGGACCTCAGTATCCGggagggttccattctccgctacaaCCACCGATTCCGAAACGGCATATAccaaggcattaagtcaatgaaaaaattgctggggaaatggccacAGAACCTTTAAAAGAGTGAAACAAAGCACCCTACTGTGCTGTGTGGGCACCCAgctagccacccacccacccccgtcttagtcctttccattattcagcaattttttttgcagaaaatagtgtttttaaaaacttaatgagCTCCCTTTTACAAAACGGCATCTGGAAATATTTTTGGAGGATATTTTCGGGCATCTCCATACCGTGGATACACAGAAATTAACCATTTCTTTTCCGTGTAAGCCGGGGTCGGGTGTCAATTGCCCGACCACGGATATGCTAAACCACAgatataggatccatggataactgggtttgaattcaacctgaggacaacttcagccatgcccttttaattccacaatgctcccatgatctctgtaaagaagatccaaagcaggcccagggaatgaatgaaggggtttcctttcatatcaccatctctggaaGGGCGAAAACCggttctgctttacaggcaagccctgttctccatggatcctcctaCTTATAATGGCCAGGAGGCACGTTGGTGCTGGCCCTTTCTGGTCCTCTTCATGTAACCTCACTTAGCGACTTGGACAACTACGAAGCAAGAGAGtgtgaagggggagaaaaatgacacagcactgacaaaatgaaagtggaaaggagggtggggagaattccccaggtgctggtagatttttctaaatgttgttattggtatattttcacaaaatagtTTTGGTGTTGCCTGtgtgctaacaacaacaaaaccagctcACTGACTTCTAGCAgaggtttttactttttaatggcatattagatagatagatagatagatagatagatagatagatagatagatactgtagatagacagatattttattcacgacccatggtcagcttataaaacaactaaaaatgggagaataaataaatcctacaaaagattaacagttgctagaaaataataaaacatcggtcacatacagtaccaatcaaagacttaactagcaattgctaacaagaaatagaaatagaaactaaaacttcaggaagaacatacgcatgaaataaaaaactgacgtaaccacatagcattagagcaaCACTTCGCgaccttatatgtaatagatggagattgatctgtccaagataagagacacaaaagtCTTCTAAGCATCCTGgagagggtgccagacaaggagatatcagggagggtcttaactctctgtaaaacaaacaacggagcaatacatgttggatggtttcaatcgccctataaccacaagggcagattctatcttccctaggtatactctttattctccccaCATGCACAACCGAcaggagcaggtcataccttgctctaaagcagggctggggaaccttggccctccagctgtttttgatctgGGATCATGGAAAACTCGTGTTGCTTTTCattatccaggattctctgcttcagagcctgtagagcttgattatggctcaacaaaaccagataatccatggagaatcccaatgaaagaattttagcatggattgcctgggcccaagaagattgaaaactatcaacccaaatggccaaaatccatccttgaggaaagaagTTTATCCTAAGCCAAAATGCTAGGATCAACATCCAAGCTCTAGCCTCAATTCTCAGAATACCCAGATCAAATCTCAACATCACAGAATGAGCACATCTTGGTGCTCTTAGTATTGTCCTAAGAAATTGATTTTGCACAGCCTCCAGGGTTTTATAAGAAGGATAGGGGCCCTACTGTGcgccatacagtgcctgactcctagctttggtctccctggcttctccaagagagggctgagagaaattcctgcctgtagccttggagaagccactgccactctgtgtagaaaatactgagctagatggactaatagtctgactcagtatatggcagcttcctaggttcctaagaggACAGCATCCAACAGGGATGGTATCCTAATGGAGAATTACACAGAGAAAGCAAGAGGGtgtgttgaagaatttgtggctttggagattacaaacttggttcAGGGGTGTCCAGCATCTGCCACATTCTTCTCCAAATCTAACCTAAGAGAGGTAGGCTGCAGCATTgactgctaggtgccatccaccaaagtgagaagcacagagacttgcatcgaccagcatgcctaccaggcggaggagaaaggtgtgtgggtctgctggccctcccctccgctctgctctttggcaaCACAGGCTTGCGCGTGGGCTTCTTGTATGTTACTGCGGATGAcacttgcacaaaaccattcaTGATCTTCTCTTTCGtctccctgacgcacctcaaggctgtcagacagatcaaggagagggacagtacacacttctttgcttgtaacaacagtttctaactgaagttgaggattccaatagaaaaggctctcttctaatgtgttcctTGGGATTCTCACTACTGAGTTttgcatggtgtcaagacatgctgctctctgctggattgacacctcttcctgatctgtctgttgtttctcatgtggtacaaacgtggtcacatcttcaagagaagtgtagttttgtattccacagcagagcaaataatagcaacttccttacagtacgttcaattGCAGACCAAATTCaaaaggagcatggaagtctcctgagcagagacaaatgaagaggtttatctgtccctccctgcctccctctcgtaatgtcaaatacatcccatggacagcatcaaaacttccatatggcctagaaagctgggctttggaatatgttgaagacaatctaactagcagaaaaaaccaacagtaggatgttggtgcacgtgttcccagggtcggtgccagactcttttgcgccctaggcaaacacattgacactctacactctgcgcccccctgaggtctgaggtctgcactctgctgcctagttggcctaacggtagcaccgggcctgcttgttcctcacaagggggacacagaactgtaaggcacttgcatctagacctgaaacttgctgaaggtgcctccgattagaacactctttgaaagtgaagatccttttgacatgtaatcctgaacctgagacaaggaaaccctccaacagaggccaggctgcttgcttcttgccagtgatgatgagaacttgctgcatctctctgtgtgaactagccaaaggtatgcgcagggactgactgatgttgaatacatgttgtggaggaggtgccgactgctttggctgctagcccaaccaaagtggtctcgcttggagatcggtctcaccatgcccccaatcccccttagcaatgcgagtctccagttgtgatggtggggtccctgaaggaaccagcagcttcaccacccatgggccggtgagcatggtggcagcctggtgtgggatcacttcaagttctgccttagtgaccatagacatgccGTCTGCACCTACTGAGTAGTAGGTACTGGGTAGAAGTGAGTAATAGGTACTGTCTGCATCTACAtgagtcagcaggggaaaggaccccaagcgtcttgggacgatgatggtgctgctgtacctgcgacccctttcaccccctttctcctgctggcagcaatggttctggcgtgccctcggctagcagcagcagcagcagctgctgctcccaagtctccaggattcgaagggcacttgcaatagggggcgcccaccacacaggccctgctagggcccatagcCAGCCGCAATGTACAAtctgggacacaccctggctacgggcccctgctgctcccatggcgctcttgcggagaagcgccaaaagatagccggccatttccaccggggtgaaaaggcgcagtgcatgctgaaggagaggcagcttgagctggacctgcCTGAACACCGGAACCCTCAGgaggttcctacccagtggaactctgaccttcttctccgggatggtttggttgggggggtttctgcttcatgctgtgcctcaggagaggcaaggaggtttgattctgtaatgtccttttctctgcactgagtgtaatgctgttctcttgtcagtataacgacctggttttgctggttctcagattgacaaaagcagtacttggcttccttccttccttccttccttccttccttccttccttccttccttccttccttgagctctggtttggtagtctgtgtgtgagatggtgttgtggagagaaagggacagtggcagctcagctctatgtgtctgtgtgtgatatttcttggtgattgccgtgatgagctctctatctagggttccctttgaggacgaacaggaagctacagtgggtccggaatgcagcggctcgcctacccatgggtgccagaaaatatgatggagtaacacctctcctgcagtcattgcactggttgcctattggcttccgagtttaatttaaggtcctggttctgaccttgaaagcctttcagggcttggcatctgtctacctacagacccgcctctccctttccagttacatcccttccggttagatcgtctcagatggcccttttgtcggtccctggtttctgagaggtttggggctctaggacccgggaaagggccttttcggttgctttCCCACTTCTTTGGAGCACTCTTctggcttctgggggcaccagagcgggttgagcatgatgggtgctacccaccacccaacccacagagcaattgggaaatcaggtggtttttaatgatttctttttaattgtgtcagggtcatttcagtccattgccatactgagccagataaaattacatctggtgagagctagtctctcagttggttttctgggaggactagtcttcccattgttcagccttttccttcccactgtcagcaaggtgccattcacatttccaatgtcttctttgtggttttattgctgttttacagccctgtaacgccagcccccaccaacaggcacagttaccatccacatccccagtcagctggtgtgactccacagaccaagacatgggtgacagagcattccttcctccccaaagttttgaccagcagccaggctaggttttgccatttggtaGCAAGGCGACTGTCttaccgatggattattgacttgtgctgtaaccaatcaatggtagccagccttcattccaaaagacggtgtcccacccctctctgtttctttttccattccaggtcttaggtcaggaaccattgagtagagggccttcctccacccagcccaggacattccccaacacttgctggcttgccatgatgctctgctctagatgagcttccgtgggctggatcaccagtcctcctcacacgatgaaatataagatttcttcctccagtgaaatgaagccagctctgccaattcatctaatagcagcagtcctgcacgtggccgtgtccagagtcaaccagctggacccagggacgcagggatattcttattgagctttttttctcctgcgccacaaactcctgctgcttccactcccgggctacttgtcccatttgagaccacttgggaatcttttctatgtaaggatgccacagttttgctttgtcctaatatgttctatgaagaagggagaattcagtgtcaactgaaaatctcctggttggccccaactggaacccgaagcaaagcgctgtagtggtaaccagttcagaagatggtgttccatcattccatcattggtttcattcagaaagactggcatgatgctttcttctcaagtcaagtcccatggttgtctttttctagagttacatggcaagctcaagagtttggatattattctgtaggaaatgtaactaaactggttccaggtgtttgaactggttaccaaaacactttggaaagtgaatatttgaccccacactgaacgggagagttccaaaagaatgaccaagttagaaatggtgtgactccctgcacaggtggtttcttactttACCTGGatttaatgtataagctcttcttcggagttaattgtgagcaccctttcccacttccatatgtcctggtggtttcttggcccaactggaatgAAACACAATACCACAATaaacatgagtgctttttcaatgttgcattctcaagaccggttgtcactcatatactcatgtctgatcttttctccccgccccccatagaacaagaacattgaggcgctccagaggatgatcagggctttgctggaggaggccccctctgtctggaacttaatcagcatcttgaaggtaagtgcaatgaaagccctattcagacagtcggtagtacatgtgtgcaggtgtctgaacactggtacgtgattttgtgtgcatgactgtagttgcatttgttttaaaagtgaacctgggcacaggcccctcacaggcctggtccagctaggaagtgtcatgcagtgcctgaaaacaggactgccttttggttacacggtttccattcacccctgagctcgttcatggttcttctctgcaactttgccagctctaacataatctggctgagctgggctgaccagaactgcaccccatatgtcaaaggtctctgccccaaagcattggagcagctgtctcgacccaattcctcagccagaaggaggatgatgcaccatctggaagcctattgggctacctgtattgctgcccctccttctgttctgcactccttccctgccccattggccccaactcctgccaatgtctgcttaagggtcgcattctcaccttctccctgctctcttctaggttgcgaagagtctgcctttgctgtaggcagatctttaagtcctcccccaccagtgactccgccaagggcaagccccccagagggaggttctttaaatggaaacaccgcattgagcctactccagcaccacctccaactcccacaggggactccccggcagtatccggagtcaccatcgatgagcagGTGCccctggttgggactggggccgactctttggggaaggtgagacagctagtgcttgggaacctggcagacctgtgggtctgaatgaaaaggcctttggtgagaagtcgcttcccttggggagatgctaatctctcattattcatataggctggctgacttgggatGTAACCTcgaactggtagcccgccttaattccaagaaagggaatccccatttttaaattccaaatgggaatcaaagtccTTAAACCCACTCACCCCctactcttcttcccttccagatctgactacTGGGATCTGActactggagtggagaaaatggaaagagctgaggtagggatccattcagaaaagggccttcctccctagagcccaggacgtttctctgagaggcatttgccccatacgggatctgaaagctcccactctctgctctgatccctttcccacttctgcattatccctgagaggcagaagcagaatattccatggagggggtggggtccccagaaaggacctgagagcagcccaccaagtaagggtgcccgctccatttccaggaaggcacggagagtccttcatctctaacagctcaatgcttctaatattcaggtcatcctctgctggactgaattcttgacgtccattattgacggtattaaggatgccaagtcctgtgaaagtgagatgctgtcgtatgaaaaagacaaggctgtggatgcCGAActagagagtgagatgtggcagagaatggaagatgatgaccaagcgcaggctcagtcaaaacctgactgccaaaagtgtgtgtttgaggctggtgctatcccaatgaagtccgtgggtactgaccaactctcttctgctctttgatctctgccaggaaattatggaggacatcAAGAAGCATCCAGACCCTGGGTTTCTCTTGAGCCTCACCATGGACACTCTTACGGAACTCAGGTATGCTTATagtccacagagaaagggcagtggcaaaccaggaaagatctgtaactggatctccccctttttaaaatatagcttTTAATTTGTTAAGTATTAGGGCCTTCTCCAaatcaggtccttcccagaccGGGATTGGACCTTTTCAGGGAAAAGAGGAGAACCCATTACAGACCTTGCTGGGTTGCTATGttcctcttctttagaggagcttccattggctggatcaccagtcctTCTCACACTACAAAatatcatctttctccctccagcaaaatgaagccagctctgccgtTCAATGTAAAAgcagccgtcctgcacgtggcggtgtccggggtggatcaactggacccagggacccaggtaaattcttcttgggcttttttctcttgcgaagaaaacgtgataccgctgtcattgtgagtgatttttcaatgttgtattctcaagaccggttgtgtctcctactcatgacttatcttctctttccctccttgaaggagaaaatggcatccttcaagaagatgctcagggggctgctggaggatgcCCCCTCTATCCAGGACacaattggcatcttgaaggtaagtgaaatggaagccctattcagacatcgggTAGtagatgtgtgcaggtgtctgaacactggtatgtgattttgtgtgcatgactgtagttgcatttcttttcaaagtgaacctgggcacgggcccctcacaggcctggtacagagagggagtgtcaagcagtgcctgtattcaacatcATGAATGAATTCCTGTCcttgtgtccagatctgcacctgtgcactgtccactcatggtccgagtgtggaacataaggtgtgaatggggcttctgacttttgcctctccaacatccgaacgtggcctgacagaaagaggcagcagaccccattctcttagTTTACTGAAGATATGTCTAGGTCATTTCCCTATTAGAagtcaactggctgagaagacagagaaaacatcactcccataagcaaccttcagaaatgttgaagatcttgtcaactttattggggggggggtgtttatatggaattagatcatccttcgattcctttgggccagcaaccaagggatcttcctgtagtgggacaaattccttccgggcttagctctcagtagcatggcaagggatgatttaggcaagtgcgatgactctgagctgctgtttcaacccacaggagctccacaagtACATCAACTCGGAGAAGCCCCGGCTGCagactctgggccgagaagcctacatTGATGCTCTGGCTcacgtggccagactgcccaatgtggaagtaagtaccctgctgtggacatggcttcagcatcctctgcttcatcttcggcttcagcatcctctgtgggaccccttgtcaagttccaggttcagaagaagacctcccagtggtctttggtcacacgggggctgccaggcagcatacttgctggagagaggctgtttccactggggctcaccgaatgcccctggggacagcagcaggggcaggaggaacagaagagagctgggtccTCCCAGTGTCTCTTctagctgcccagtgcccagaagagccacgctACATCTTTGGaaatcctcaactttgtatccaactggatcatcttcaattcttagctgctttggatatggtgtcacattgacatgaaaagtaccatttccatctctatttctgcagctggtcacatggaaggttttctttCACAAGGCAAAGGAGTTGGAtcatcatgacatccagagcaccatcaaaggtaatgccaatttccagggaattggggagctcaaaactgtctccttggaattccagaatgggcctgagtgacaaaggtcatcgtttgtccaaagagccccagttttgctctgacctctctgtggcaggcctccctagTGGGCATGtcccaa
Above is a window of Hemicordylus capensis ecotype Gifberg chromosome 2, rHemCap1.1.pri, whole genome shotgun sequence DNA encoding:
- the LOC128348283 gene encoding uncharacterized protein LOC128348283 isoform X3, giving the protein MEDIKKHPDPGFLLSLTMDTLTELSKMKPALPFNVKAAVLHVAVSGVDQLDPGTQEKMASFKKMLRGLLEDAPSIQDTIGILKELHKYINSEKPRLQTLGREAYIDALAHVARLPNVELVTWKVFFHKAKELDHHDIQSTIKDGLVFEDFHEKEDLCLIAHLLPFLFNAPKARRIAAWKYYMFLRIHIM
- the LOC128348283 gene encoding uncharacterized protein LOC128348283 isoform X2, whose amino-acid sequence is MEDIKKHPDPGFLLSLTMDTLTELSKMKPALPFNVKAAVLHVAVSGVDQLDPGTQEKMASFKKMLRGLLEDAPSIQDTIGILKELHKYINSEKPRLQTLGREAYIDALAHVARLPNVEVSTLLWTWLQHPLLHLRLQHPLWDPLSSSRFRRRPPSGLWSHGGCQAAYLLERGCFHWGSPNAPGDSSRGRRNRRELGPPSVSSSCPVPRRATLHLWKSSTLYPTGSSSILSCFGYGVTLT
- the LOC128348283 gene encoding uncharacterized protein LOC128348283 isoform X1, translating into MVLLCNFASSNIIWLSWADQNCTPYVKGLCPKALEQLSRPNSSARRRMMHHLEAYWATCIAAPPSVLHSFPAPLAPTPANVCLRVAFSPSPCSLLGCEESAFAVGRSLSPPPPVTPPRASPPEGGSLNGNTALSLLQHHLQLPQGTPRQYPESPSMSRCPWLGLGPTLWGRSDYWDLTTGVEKMERAEVILCWTEFLTSIIDGIKDAKSCESEMLSYEKDKAVDAELESEMWQRMEDDDQAQAQSKPDCQKCVFEAGAIPMKSVGTDQLSSAL